A genomic region of Chelmon rostratus isolate fCheRos1 chromosome 8, fCheRos1.pri, whole genome shotgun sequence contains the following coding sequences:
- the LOC121610742 gene encoding uncharacterized protein LOC121610742 — translation MAVWDTKISWSFMLALAGVVGVSVNYSDDICAVKGSTVTLLCTFTPYESVTQNGRQVLVEIVRVRWCQNHLICHGTTPSVYDSDSENNAPRYKYLGDKKGNCTLQIADVQKEDEATFRFRMEANNNAAHYTGHSGVNVTVSDGAQMIINSSVTETEVRAGENVTLYCTAPCTFHQLEVTWFKDDHALSEPGPALQLGPVTAEDSGNYTCGLRNNAGTRSLPYSLHVEAEQEQEGTNSDTINKMLVVRLVLFTLYTVLIITVAFTVIKRMCLQESSRKLENVMAQPPH, via the exons ATGGCAGTTTGGGACACAAAGATTTCCTGGAGCTTCATGTTAGCCCTGGCTG GTGTTGTCGGTGTAAGTGTGAACTATTCTGATGATATCTGTGCTGTGAAAGGATCGACTGTCACCCTCCTCTGCACCTTCACTCCATATGAGTCCGTCACTCAGAATGGAAGACAAGTTTTGGTCGAGATCGTCAGAGTCCGCTGGTGCCAGAACCATTTGATTTGTCATGGCACCACCCCGTCGGTGTACGACAGCGATTCAGAGAACAACGCCCCTCGTTACAAATACCTGGGAGACAAGAAGGGAAACTGCACGTTACAGATCGCTGACGTACAGAAGGAAGATGAAGCCACTTTTCGCTTCAGAATGGAAGCTAATAATAACGCAGCACACTATACTGGACACTCAGGAGTCAACGTCACAGTCTCTG ACGGAGCTCAGATGATCATAAACAGCTCCGTTACTGAAACGGAGGTGAGAGCAGGTGAGAACGTCACGCTGTACTGCACTGCACCCTGCACGTTCCACCAGCTGGAGGTCACCTGGTTCAAAGACGACCACGCCCTCTCAGAGCCTGGCCCCGCCCTCCAGCTCGGCCCTGTGACTGCAGAGGATTCTGGGAACTACACCTGTGGTCTGAGGAACAATGCCGGCACACGCTCCCTGCCGTACAGTCTGCACGTGGAggctgaacaggaacaggaag GAACAAACAGTGATACAATCAACAAAATGCTGGTTGTTCGTCTGGTTCTCTTCACTCTGTACACTGTGCTCATTATCACGGTGGCATTCACCGTCATCAAAAG GATGTGTTTgcaagaaagcagcagaaagctgGAGAATGTCATGGCACAG CCTCCACACTGA
- the cmtm6 gene encoding CKLF-like MARVEL transmembrane domain-containing protein 6, with protein sequence MATGEVYSLTTTPNPKSSWFIVPSENLSKLRFAIKVTEVLLSFVAFVLEEAVHSCVSCTALYFFEFVSCTAFLFTLLLLVLLTTTLHTRVGITCWPKLDFLYTGGIALLFLIASIVFASDNGGTSLESIATAFGFFASILFFVDLGVFVMTGGFPFRKDGKQEATNGGPVAAAAAPPEMEKLNVPVNGAE encoded by the exons ATGGCCACGGGGGAAGTTTACAGCCTGACCACGACGCCGAACCCCAAATCCTCCTGGTTCATCGTCCCATCTGAGAATCTGAGTAAACTTCGTTTCGCCATCAAAGTCACTGAAGTG CTGCTGTCCTTCGTGGCCTTCGTCCTGGAGGAGGCGGTCCACAGCTGCGTCAGCTGCACTGCGCTCTACTTCTTTGAGTTTGTCAGCTGCACCgccttcctcttcaccctgctgctcctcgtcctcctcaccACCACCCTGCACACCAGGGTGGGCATCACCTGCTGGCCCAAACTG gaCTTTTTGTACACCGGTGGCATCGCTCTGTTGTTCCTCATCGCCTCCATCGTTTTCGCTTCAGACAACGGCGGCACGTCTTTGGAGAGCATTGCTACG gcGTTTGGCTTCTTTGCATCGATCCTGTTTTTCGTCGACCTCGGCGTGTTTGTGATGACCGGCGGGTTTCCCTTCAGAAAAGACGGGAAGCAGGAGGCCACTAACGGCGGCccggtggcggcggcggcggctccTCCAGAGATGGAGAAACTCAACGTGCCGGTCAACGGAGCAGAATaa
- the LOC121610492 gene encoding uncharacterized protein LOC121610492, which yields MPWRCCVPGCKGYDEAKSMGVVFHGLPTRDPPRCRTWLKAIQNPRLDENTPVSKYSGVRVCSLHFKPEDYEEDFRAKILNIAPKPMLKSGAVPSVFPGRQHGEPGSTEASPPAPKRSRTQAACVAAGSSSQSPPAAASDQSFCIVVSVDPLDDSFQSEPEFNSITTSDESDEDIDKDCTVVYNRSLMELFRMCQTCGQPIVEKEVFHSGAQMRVRWSCHGGHSGTWKSSPHLRDVLP from the exons ATGCCGTGGAGGTGCTGTGTTCCTGGGTGTAAAGGCTACGACGAGGCGAAGTCAATGGGGGTTGTGTTTCACGGTTTGCCGACGAGGGACCCGCCGCGCTGCAGAACATGGCTGAAAGCGATACAAAACCCCAGATTAGACGAAAACACACCGGTTTCCAAGTACAGCGGCGTGCGGGTTTGCAGCCTGCACTTCAAACCGGAGGACTACGAAGAAGACTTCCGAGCTAAGATACTGAACATTGCGCCCAAACCGATGCTGAAGAGCGGCGCAGTGCCGTCAGTGTTCCCCGGGAGGCAGCACGGGGAGCCCGGCAGCACAGAGGCATCTCCTCCGGCTCCGAAGAGGAGCAGAACACAG GCGGCCTGCGTAGCTGCAGGGAGCTCCTCGCAGtcccctccagcagcagcgtcaGATCAGAGTTTCTGCATCGTGGTGTCGGTCGACCCCCTGGACGACAGCTTCCAGTCGGAACCGGAGTTCAACTCCATAACGACATCCGACGAGTCCGATGAAGACATCGACAAGGACTGCACAGTTGTTTACAACCGCAGCCTGATGGAGTTGTTCAGAATGTGTCAGACGTGCGGGCAGCCCATCGTTGAGAAGGAGGTTTTCCACTCGGGTGCACAGATGAGGGTGAGGTGGAGCTGTCACGGCGGACATTCTGGTACATGGAAGTCCTCGCCTCACCTGAGAGACGTGCTTCCATAA